The genomic region CGGTTTGATGCCATCATCAAAAGCTGCGAAACTGGACCCGATGGAATCCTTGCGATACGAATAAAACCAATTGCGGAAAGGATAATGGCTACATGAACACGATTCTGGTGGTGGACGACGATTCCCATATCCGCAAATTAATCCGAATCTATCTTGAAAAGAATCAATTTTCCGTGCTGGAAGCACCAGACGGGCAAGAGGCATTAGATATCCTGTCTCATACGAAAGTTGATCTGGCAATTGTGGATGTAATGATGCCGCGAATAGACGGCATTGAACTTACCGAAGATATCCGATCTTATCTGGATATCCCGATTCTCATGGTAACTGCCAAGGGAGAATCCAAGGACAAGGTCAGAGGATTTAATGCAGGATCAGACGATTATCTGGTTAAACCTTTTGATCCGGTAGAGTTAATCCTGCGTGTAAAATCGTTATTGAAACGATATAACAAA from Paenibacillus sp. FSL R5-0341 harbors:
- a CDS encoding response regulator transcription factor — translated: MNTILVVDDDSHIRKLIRIYLEKNQFSVLEAPDGQEALDILSHTKVDLAIVDVMMPRIDGIELTEDIRSYLDIPILMVTAKGESKDKVRGFNAGSDDYLVKPFDPVELILRVKSLLKRYNKSSSNMIQISGVTIDLGNLMVVVDGQTIELKKKECELLFSLASSPGKIFTRTQLIDDIWGIDYEGDERTVDVHIKRLRERLEPVPELVISTIRGLGYRLERA